Within the Methanobacterium sp. genome, the region GGACTGGAAGATGAGGATTTTGCCATAGATATTGTGGGTGAAGGTGCCCAGGACTATCTGGTTAAGGGACAGGTGGACAGCAAGTTACTGGCCCGATGCATAAACTATTCCATTGAACGAAAACACATAGAATACCAGTTAAGGGAAAGTGAAGAAAGGTACCGTTTAATGGTGGAAAAAATACATTCGGGAGTTTTTTTTGTTGATTCCAGGAATCAGTTAAGCTATGTAAATAAACAAATGGCCAGAATGCTGGGTTTTAAGGTGACTGAAATGCTCAATAAAGACATTTCCCAGTTCACCAATCCCGAAGGAGAGTCCTGCTTCAAAAAACACTTACAAAAAATCAAAAAAGGGCAGGAATACCGGAAAAAATTAGCTCAAACCTATGAATTGGAATTCTTAAACAGGAACGGTACCAGTATCTGGGTTTTAGTATCCACAAACCCATTGTTCAAGCCTAACGGCGAATATTTAGGTGCGATTTCTATTATGACCGATATCAGCTCGAGGAAGGGGATTGAAAAATCGTTGATGGATGCCATGATTGAAAAAGACCGGGACTTCTTTTTGATAATGGGGAATATGGTGGAAGCTATGAAACCCCTCATTCACAATAGCAATATGAAAAGTCAGGTTATGGATGAATTTGATGATAAATTCACCTAAGGATGAAGTGATACTGCAATTTCAATTAAATTTCTTAAATAACCATCAATGATTTCTTAGAATAACCATCTTTCTTAGAATGACCCATCAATGCTGATCCCCTTTAGATCCCCTACCTATAATTTTAGATTATCATATCTTCTTTTCATATGAAACCGTGCCAAAGGATATAATAATCGTTGCAACCAGTTAAAATTATGGAAGGCACCAACATAATTCAATGGATCACTACTACCATATACCCTATCCACGATCCAGGAATAATCTCCAGTTAATTCCCATAAAAATCTATTAACAATACTCGACTTCAGTTTATTTTTAAATTCCTTTCGTGCCATTTCCCCATAATCTTTATTATGGATAAGGGCCTTTGCAGCAAGAAACCCAGAAGTAACCGCACTTCTTATGCCAAAACCCCATAAAAGATCCTGAATTCCTGCAGCTTCACCCACAAATAACCTTCCCTTCCTTTTGAAAATATTCTGATTGGAAAAACAGCCCACACCCCCGGAAGAATATATGTTTGTGGATTTCAGACCAGTTAATTCCTTAAAAACCTTTTTTGTATTGCTGAAGCACTGGTTAAGAAGATGGAAATCATGGAATAATACTGTGGAAATAGTCCCATATCCTCCAGTCACTAAAAGATAGGAGTAACCCTTAAATGCCAGATGATCATTGACCAGGGCCAGGGCCACATCATCCATATCTGTCTTGAAAACAACACCCCTGGCTGCAGCGAATATTTCCCTGGCAATGGGACCGGAGGCAATAATATTCACATCATCATATGGAATTGTCTCACCAAAGTGAATGTCAACCCCCAGATCCAGTGCCTGCTCCTTTAATCCATGATCCAGAGTTCCCTCCAGAGGACCCCTTTTCACCAGATAAAAAGCAGGTCGGTCCAGATGGAAATTCCAAAACTTATCTCCATCAGAAAGAGTAAAACTTTTAAAGGGAGTATAATCAAAGTTAAACTTGATATTCATCTTTTTAAAGCTTTTCAGAATATCTTCATTCACTGTCCAGTTTTCCAGTCCCTGAAAATCTCCCTTGAAACGCTTGCCCACATCTTGATTCTTTTCATAGACAGAAATCGGGAAACCCTCCCTGGCAAGATTAATTGCAGCAGATAAACCTGCTGGACCTGCACCGAGAATGGTTACCCTTCTCATAGCTAAAAATTTGTCAGAAGTTAATAAAAAAATTTTTTATAAAAAAATATAATAAATCATAATATCAAAATGGGATTATGATTATGAATGTTATGTTGTTATGAATATTATGGTTGTTATGAATATTTAATCAATAGAGTTTGAATATTTACCCGGAAAAATCCGTCCATAAGCTAAAAGTTTATATTGTAAAACAGCAAACTATTGTCTTAGTCCCTTGGTGTAGTGGCAATCATGTGAGACTCTGGATCTCGCGACAGCGGTTCGACTCCGCTAGGGACTATCCTTTTTTCATATCCTTTGCAATTTTTTTATGTCTATTGGAGTCATAGATGCCTACCTATTTCATAGATCTAAAAAAAAGATAAATCTCGTCTTAATAAGATAAATCTCGTCTTATAAGATAAATATCGTCTTATAATCTAAAAAAACCAGATTTCTTCAGTTAAATAATGATTATTATAAGAATTTAGTTATAAATTATTATTGGAATTAAAAGATAATTGTAATAATTTAATCTGAAACTAAAATACGCCCTATAACTGAGATTATGGAATACACCCATAACTGAGATTATGGAATACACCTATAACTGAGCATATACACCTATAATAATTCAACCAATCTTAAAAGATAAACTCCGTAAAAAGGTAGTATAATAAGAGTCTAGCTATACTTGCTGTTTGGTTAATGATTTTTCATTGTTGATTAATGAATGATTTTTCATTTTAAGGTTTTTAGTGTCATTTGGGATTTTGCAACCCTTCATCATCACCCATTATACAACCATCACTACTTATTACACAAACCATCACACCATTTTACACAAACATATAAACGAATAATTGAACAATCTAAAATATAATAAACAAATATGAATGCTGCTTTAAAATCATTGGTTTATACATTTAACAGAGGATTCTTAAATGAAAGGTGAAGATGTTTGTGATGTTCAATGCATCAACGAAGACTCAGTAAAGGAAGTTAAATCACAAATGCTCGATGATGAAACCTTTCAAATGATTTCTGACAATTTCAAAGTACTCAGTGATCCCACCAGATTAAAAATACTCTACGCCCTCATACTGAAAGAAGTTTGTGTCTGTGACTTAGCTGCAGCCCTGGAGATGACAGACTCTGCAATATCACATCAACTCAGACTATTAAGGCATAGAAATCTGGTTAAATTCCGTAAAAAAGGAAAAATGGCCTATTATTCCATTTCAGATCAGAGAGTTATTGACATGATCCAAATGGAATCAGAACTCATACCACTAAATAAAATGGAATCAAAACTCACCCACTAAATAAAATAGAAATCAAAACTCATAACACTAAATAAAATAGGAGTCAAAATTATACCATTAATGAAATAGGATTCAAAAACTTACCATTGATAAAATAAATGAATTATAAGCTAAATTTTTTAATTGATTACATGCATAATTTATAAAAAAATAGAGAGAATAATAAAAAAAATATCATATGAAACTATAAAAAACAGTCATATATAGTAGAATGGGGCTTGAATTGCAAGAATTTGGGGGGATAATGAATATTTGGAATAAAAAGGAAATGTTTGATAATAATTTCCTATTTAAAGAGGTAATTTAATGAAATGGTATTTAGTTATACTGGCAATTTTCCTGCTGATAGTAGGTTATGCATATGTTTCGACCATGAATGGTCCAATCACACCAGAAGGTAGACTGGCATTTGTAAAAGTCGCCAATCCGGACATGTACCCGGGACACCTTCACTCCCAAATGCTGGCTAGATATGCCAATGAAAGTGGTTCCAAATCCATTCTGGTGGTGCACTTTGCCGGTGACTCCAATTACCGTTGCTACAATGAAAGTGGTGTAGAGATACTGGAACTGGCCTTCGTGGACACACAAGGTACCGGTGCTGAAGGAGCAACCAACTACTGGGATTCACTTAAAATAGCATTATTCGGCGCTCCAGAAGGAAGGTACCAGTACAAAACAGATGGTAAGGTATTCACCAACCTTGATGATGCCCTGAACTATCTATACGCCCTTGCCAAAAAGAACGGTCAGAACGGCCCAATACCCATGTACTGGCACGGAACAGCCCGTAAAGACAATCCCATGTTTGCTCAAGGGTGCGGATTCCCATTATACTTTGACATTGTACGAAAACAATACGGAATCATACCAGCCTATGTTTACACTTTAAGAGGAATGGTGATGCCCTACTTCAAAGACCCCTATGCCACCTTTGAACTGCAACACGCCTCAGAACTGCAAAACTACTACCAGGAAGGTATGATAAACTTCAAATAAAAAAAAAGGCAATGAAAGATGATTCACTCTCCTCATAGGAGGAATCATCTGGTTATTTTTTTAAAAATCCCCGAATTTATTTTTAAACTAATATTTTTAACCAATAATTTTTTTTAAACCCAATAATATTCACTCAATTACCTTAAAACTCAATTAACTTCTTTTTTTGTCCATTCCCATTTTCTCCAATGCTTCAAATATAAAACGGGGCCTGCATCCATATTTTACAATGCATGATCTAACCTCTTCTTCCTCCACATCCGGGAAATTGTTTAGAACTATTTGCACAGTTTCATCTTCAGAATAGGATATCCGGATTAACTCAAAAAAAAGGTTCATTAAAAAAACAAAGATCTGCGAAAGTATGCTGAAATCAGTGAGTAGATCGTATTTCACACCCCTGAACTTGATCATGAATGCTGTTTGTATCACCACGTTAACCTTCTCCAGATCCCCCCGGTGTTTTAAATACTCCCTGAACACTTTTAAATAAAATGGAAATGCTTTGATCCCATTATTTTCTGTCCAAAGGCTTAATCCAAACTTATTCTCATCTAAAAATTCAGAGTCAAGGACTTTATCTGCCAGTAACACCGCATCATATTCGGCAACTTTCTGATAAATTTCTTCATCGGTTTTAACCCCCAGATCCAATCTGAGGGTTTTAAAAAACTCACAGAACACTTCTGAAGAATTCATATTCATGTTATCCAAAAAAAGGGTGGGATCGTAAACATTAAGGTCCAGGATCTTCAGGGCAGAATAGATATTGGCGGATTTACCAGTACCAGGAGTCCCGATTATTAAAACGAATCTCCCCTTCCGATTTTTCAGACTGCGGAACATACGATATATCTTCCGAAACGACCTGGTGAATACAAAGTCATTACTGTCCCCTTCTGACTGTACCCTATATTCTGCCATGTTATTATTATGAGTCCATTAATATAAATCCACTTATCATTGATTTACTCACTTAAGGGTAACTGAATCCAGATAGAATAAGTGAATGATCCCAATCAGGACCACCCCAAAATAATAATTTAATACTCTTTAATAATGTATG harbors:
- a CDS encoding metalloregulator ArsR/SmtB family transcription factor, whose amino-acid sequence is MKGEDVCDVQCINEDSVKEVKSQMLDDETFQMISDNFKVLSDPTRLKILYALILKEVCVCDLAAALEMTDSAISHQLRLLRHRNLVKFRKKGKMAYYSISDQRVIDMIQMESELIPLNKMESKLTH
- a CDS encoding PAS domain S-box protein, which encodes MRIKEPINVLLVEDNPGDAVIINEMFREIPQIQFNIFHAQRLLEGLDALGENDFHIVLLDLQLPDSQGIETFNHIHNQAPEIPIIILTGLEDEDFAIDIVGEGAQDYLVKGQVDSKLLARCINYSIERKHIEYQLRESEERYRLMVEKIHSGVFFVDSRNQLSYVNKQMARMLGFKVTEMLNKDISQFTNPEGESCFKKHLQKIKKGQEYRKKLAQTYELEFLNRNGTSIWVLVSTNPLFKPNGEYLGAISIMTDISSRKGIEKSLMDAMIEKDRDFFLIMGNMVEAMKPLIHNSNMKSQVMDEFDDKFT
- a CDS encoding NAD(P)/FAD-dependent oxidoreductase, giving the protein MRRVTILGAGPAGLSAAINLAREGFPISVYEKNQDVGKRFKGDFQGLENWTVNEDILKSFKKMNIKFNFDYTPFKSFTLSDGDKFWNFHLDRPAFYLVKRGPLEGTLDHGLKEQALDLGVDIHFGETIPYDDVNIIASGPIAREIFAAARGVVFKTDMDDVALALVNDHLAFKGYSYLLVTGGYGTISTVLFHDFHLLNQCFSNTKKVFKELTGLKSTNIYSSGGVGCFSNQNIFKRKGRLFVGEAAGIQDLLWGFGIRSAVTSGFLAAKALIHNKDYGEMARKEFKNKLKSSIVNRFLWELTGDYSWIVDRVYGSSDPLNYVGAFHNFNWLQRLLYPLARFHMKRRYDNLKL